A region from the Pithys albifrons albifrons isolate INPA30051 chromosome Z, PitAlb_v1, whole genome shotgun sequence genome encodes:
- the DIRAS2 gene encoding GTP-binding protein Di-Ras2 has product MPEQSNDYRVVVFGAGGVGKSSLVLRFVKGTFRESYIPTIEDTYRQVISCDKSICTLQITDTTGSHQFPAMQRLSISKGHAFILVYSITSRQSLEELKPIYEQICQIKGDIESIPIMLVGNKNDENQNREVDSSEGEAMAKKWKCAFMETSAKTNHNVKELFQELLNLEKRRTVSLQIDGKKSKQQKRKEKLKGKCVVM; this is encoded by the coding sequence ATGCCTGAGCAAAGTAATGATTACAGGGTGGTTGTCTTTGGAGCTGGAGGAGTGGGCAAAAGTTCCTTGGTTTTGAGATTTGTGAAAGGCACTTTCAGAGAGAGCTACATCCCTACCATTGAAGACACCTATCGGCAGGTGATCAGCTGTGATAAGAGCATATGCACTTTGCAGATAACTGACACTACAGGGAGCCACCAATTTCCAGCCATGCAACGTCTTTCTATTTCTAAAGgacatgcttttattttggtttactCAATCACCAGCCGACAGTCCTTGGAAGAACTCAAACCAATCTATGAACAAATATGTCAGATTAAAGGAGACATAGAAAGCATTCCAATAATGCTGGTTGGGAACAAAAATGATGAGAACCAAAATCGAGAGGTAGACAGCAGTGAAGGAGAAGCCATGGCTAAGAAGTGGAAATGTGCCTTCATGGAGACCTCTGCCAAGACGAACCACAACGTGAAAGAATTATTCCAGGAATTGCTAAATCTGGAGAAACGCAGGACTGTGAGTTTACAAATTGATGGCAAAAAAAGcaagcagcagaaaaggaaggagaaactgAAAGGCAAATGTGTGGTGATGTGA